A genomic region of Palaemon carinicauda isolate YSFRI2023 chromosome 11, ASM3689809v2, whole genome shotgun sequence contains the following coding sequences:
- the LOC137649821 gene encoding uncharacterized protein produces MKFVVFASVCVAVAFSQTRIPAKPSVRSLNADVLRDFPGACFGSTACRVFQVGESWPLSPFCGRATCIKEGERLVEKVEDCGLRPKESPGCKIVNEADLEKAFPACCPEFECQEGSTLQYPTEEEIQAAAKQAAAGAAAQGSQAGAA; encoded by the exons ATGAAGTTCGTAGTGTTCGCCTCTGTCTGCGTTGCAGTTGCCTTCTCCCAGACAAGGATTCCTGCAAAACCGTCTGTTCGCAGTTTGAACGCAGATGTCCTCAGAG ACTTCCCAGGCGCTTGCTTCGGCTCCACCGCCTGCAGAGTATTCCAGGTGGGAGAGTCCTGGCCTCTGAGCCCCTTCTGCGGCAGGGCTACCTGCATCAAGGAAGGAGAGAGGCTGGTGGAGAAGGTGGAAGACTGCGGCCTCAGGCCTAAGGAATCCCCAGGATGTAAAATTGTCAACGAGGCCGACCTCGAGAAGGCCTTCCCTGCTTGCTGCCCCGAGTTCGAGTGCCAGGAGGGATCTACCTTGCAGTACCCCACCGAGGAGGAAATACAGGCTGCTGCCAAGCAGGCCGCAGCAGGGGCTGCTGCACAAGGTTCTCAGGCTGGTGCTGCCTAA